Below is a window of Desulfurococcus amylolyticus Z-533 DNA.
CGTGTGCACCGGCTTGAACGGGGGCAACTACTGCTTTATCACCTGGCTTCGTGAATGTTCTAAAGGCCGTCGCATTCGCCGTCGTACCGCTTATAGGTCTTAAATCCACGTATTTAGTGCCTAGGAGATCACCCATTAACTCCTGGGCTTTAACCTCTAACTCATCAACGTATATGAGCCCCTGGTAGAACCTCTTATACGGCTTCCCTTCTGCATACCTATGCATCATGTCGTTCAGGTACACGAGCATTGCAAGGGGTGACATAACATTCTCGCTTGCAATCATGTTTATTGTTTGCCGCTTCCTCCATACCGTGTGGTTTATGGTGATGCTTAATACCTGGTTGAGGTCTGGATACATTTCTCTAAGAGCATCTATGCCTAGGGCTTCACCTGATTCATATACCAATTTCAATCCACCTACATTTACCTTACTATGTCTTCACGATCCTATAAATATTCATTTCTTTATGAATGGAAAGTCAACAATTTTAGCAGGGTATCGCTTCCCCCTTATATCCACTGCTAACTCCTCACTGAATACAGCGTACCTAGCGTCCACATAAGCCATCGCTATACCTCTGTTGAGGACTGGGGAGTAGGTTCCACTGGTAACCCATCCAACCCATACATCATCAGAGTATACTCCAGCATCCTGCCGTGGAAACAGTCTCCCGGCCTCCTTACCCAGCTTTAACCCTACTCTAATCCATCTAACACCTTCACGTCTACAGGCCCTTAATGCTTCCTCGCCTACGAAGCCCCTCTTCTCCCATGTGATCGCGCCGAGACCGTATCTCAGGCTTAGGGCACATGGGAATTTCACCGGGTCCTCACCGTACTCGTGCCCGCCCAGCACGAAGCCCATTTCTATACGCAGGGTGTCCCTGGCTATTAACCCGGCTAGTTTAACCCCCTTCGAGACAAGTAGATCAACCAGCTTCCTCATCTCACCGTGCTCACCCCAGATCTCGAATCCATCCTCACCAGTCCATCCGCTTCTACTCACTAAGAAGGTTTTGACCCCATGTATCTCCTCATTCATACGGAACTCCAGGACCTTGAGGTCGCCCGCCCACTTTGCTCCAAGCGACTCCATTACTTCGGCTGCACGGGGACCTTGCAGTGCTATCATGGAGTAATTGAACGTTAAATCCGCTATCTCAACTCTGAACCCCTTCTCACCCTTTACTTTCTCAAAATAGTTTAGCATTGACTCCCTGGCTAAGGCGTTTGTTACCAGGAGCCATTCTTCATCGCTTACCTTATACATCATTTCATCATCTTTTACTCTAGCCCATTGATTCAATGCTAGCATCGGGCCGCTCATAAAGTGCTCCTTCGTCTTACTGATGTCCTTAGTGTATATGTACTGGGCGAATGGTAATACATCGGGGCCTTTTAACAATATTCTCCCCATGTGGGATACGTCGAAGAGCCCGACGCTCGTTCTCACAGCCATATGCTCCTCGATAGCGTTGGTATAGCGGTATGGTACCTCCCATTCCCCGAATAGACCTGTTTCAGCCCCCTTCCCAATATAGTATTCGAGTAAAGGTATCCTGGACATTTTTATACACCATAGTTTTTAATTTATCTATCTAAGTATTTATAGGTTCCATACACAGTTATAACTATATATACCTCGAAAACATTATTTGTTTACTGGGTGGTTGAAACGAGGCCTCATCCTTGGATACCTGGTTCCACCGAGGAATCGCTTAAGAAAATGCTGGATGTAATTGGCGTTAAAAGCATTACCGAGCTCTTCAACGATATACCAAGGGAGGTACTGCTAGGGGAAGACGAGTGGAATAGACTGGAGATAGGTGTGGGAAGGCCCTTATCCGAGATAGAGGCCAAAGAGATCGTTGATGAAAAGCTGGCTAAAAACAGGGTTTTCAATCCCCCGCCATTTATGGGTGGAGGGGTCTACCCTCACTACGTGCCTCCCATTGTTAAATACATTATCTCAAGAGGGGAGTTTCTCACAGCATACACACCCTACCAGGCCGAGATATCTCAGGGATTAATGCAGGCAATCTTCGAGTATCAGAGCATGATGGCTGAGCTGCTTGAGATGGATATAGTTAACGCATCAATGTATGATTGGTCCTCGTCCATTGCCGAGGCCGTATTAATGGCTTTCAGAGTTAGAAAGGGGAGAAGGAAGATCCTGCTACCAGCCAACATGAACCCCCTCCATAAAAGGGTTGTGGAAACATATGTCAAGCCTCATGGATTAAAGCTGGAAACCATACCCTATGATAGGGAGCTGGGCACGGTTGATGTGGAAGCGCTTAAATCAATGATCGATAATGATACAGCAGCAGTATACATCCAGTACCCCAACTTCTTCGGTATCGTGGAGGACAAGGCTAAAGCCATTGGCGAGATAGCCCATGAGAAGCAGGCATTATTCATCACAGGTGTGTACCCAGTGGCCCTCGGGATCCTTAAGCCCCCTGGTGAACTAGATG
It encodes the following:
- the gcvT gene encoding glycine cleavage system aminomethyltransferase GcvT — translated: MSRIPLLEYYIGKGAETGLFGEWEVPYRYTNAIEEHMAVRTSVGLFDVSHMGRILLKGPDVLPFAQYIYTKDISKTKEHFMSGPMLALNQWARVKDDEMMYKVSDEEWLLVTNALARESMLNYFEKVKGEKGFRVEIADLTFNYSMIALQGPRAAEVMESLGAKWAGDLKVLEFRMNEEIHGVKTFLVSRSGWTGEDGFEIWGEHGEMRKLVDLLVSKGVKLAGLIARDTLRIEMGFVLGGHEYGEDPVKFPCALSLRYGLGAITWEKRGFVGEEALRACRREGVRWIRVGLKLGKEAGRLFPRQDAGVYSDDVWVGWVTSGTYSPVLNRGIAMAYVDARYAVFSEELAVDIRGKRYPAKIVDFPFIKK
- the gcvPA gene encoding aminomethyl-transferring glycine dehydrogenase subunit GcvPA, whose product is MVETRPHPWIPGSTEESLKKMLDVIGVKSITELFNDIPREVLLGEDEWNRLEIGVGRPLSEIEAKEIVDEKLAKNRVFNPPPFMGGGVYPHYVPPIVKYIISRGEFLTAYTPYQAEISQGLMQAIFEYQSMMAELLEMDIVNASMYDWSSSIAEAVLMAFRVRKGRRKILLPANMNPLHKRVVETYVKPHGLKLETIPYDRELGTVDVEALKSMIDNDTAAVYIQYPNFFGIVEDKAKAIGEIAHEKQALFITGVYPVALGILKPPGELDADIAVGEGQSLGLGMNYGGPHLGIFAIKYDMNLVRQMPGRIIGLTTTIDGGDKAFAMVWQAREQHIRREKATSNICTNEALMAVAAAVYMALLGRTGFRRLAELIYYRAHYAASRISEIGLRRVFKAEFFNEFPISFNEAGVKYSVIHEKLLEHGLHGGLYIGGYYPELGETALYAFTELHSVKAIDRLIEALGKVIREVGR